A genomic region of Psychrobacter sp. M13 contains the following coding sequences:
- the ribA gene encoding GTP cyclohydrolase II: MSYHFITSAKLPTRHGEFDIHMFENGDGQEHVMLTVGLPRAALDKDIEQTPLVRIHSECLTGDAFSSLKCDCGAQLNTAMQTIQQAGCGAILYLRQEGRGIGLTNKIRAYALQDQGHDTLDANLMLGFPADARTYEMCGAMLAHAGVDKVRLITNNPDKVAYLVDHGIEVVERVPLVVGVNDMNEEYLATKRDRMGHLLDKDFNTAMHLNK; the protein is encoded by the coding sequence ATGTCATATCATTTTATTACCAGTGCCAAATTACCGACTCGTCATGGCGAGTTCGATATTCATATGTTCGAAAACGGTGACGGTCAAGAGCACGTTATGCTGACCGTTGGCCTCCCCAGAGCTGCATTAGATAAAGACATTGAGCAAACACCCTTAGTGCGTATTCACTCTGAGTGCCTAACAGGTGATGCCTTTAGCTCGCTCAAATGTGACTGTGGTGCTCAGCTCAATACGGCGATGCAGACCATTCAGCAAGCAGGCTGTGGGGCTATTTTATATCTGCGTCAAGAAGGGCGCGGCATAGGTTTGACCAATAAGATTCGTGCTTATGCGCTGCAAGATCAAGGTCATGATACCTTAGATGCCAATCTGATGTTAGGCTTTCCAGCAGACGCGCGTACCTATGAGATGTGTGGCGCGATGCTCGCTCATGCGGGTGTGGATAAAGTTCGGCTCATCACTAACAATCCAGACAAAGTCGCTTATCTAGTTGATCATGGTATCGAAGTGGTTGAGCGTGTGCCTTTGGTAGTTGGTGTTAATGATATGAATGAGGAATACTTGGCAACCAAGCGCGATCGTATGGGTCATTTGCTTGATAAAGACTTTAATACCGCCATGCATCTCAACAAATAA
- the gloA gene encoding lactoylglutathione lyase, with protein sequence MATNGFTFNHTMLRVKDPVKSLSFYTGVLGMTLLAIKKFPEMGFDLYFLAKLTDDERQNLPAGDDLAIYTFRQRGILELTHNYGTETKDDFSYHDGNAEPQGFGHICFSVPDLKAAVSWFDANEVEFKKRPEDGSMKNIAFIKDVDGYWIEIVEAGLMG encoded by the coding sequence ATGGCGACTAATGGCTTTACTTTTAACCACACGATGCTACGAGTCAAAGATCCTGTTAAGTCATTGAGCTTTTATACAGGCGTATTAGGCATGACTTTATTGGCGATCAAAAAGTTCCCTGAAATGGGCTTTGATTTGTATTTTTTGGCGAAGCTTACCGATGATGAGCGTCAAAACTTGCCCGCAGGTGATGATTTGGCTATTTATACTTTCCGTCAGCGCGGTATTCTGGAGCTGACCCATAATTATGGTACTGAGACTAAAGACGACTTTAGCTATCATGATGGTAACGCTGAGCCGCAAGGCTTCGGTCATATCTGCTTTAGTGTGCCTGATCTAAAGGCCGCAGTTAGCTGGTTTGATGCTAATGAGGTCGAGTTCAAAAAGCGTCCAGAGGATGGCAGCATGAAAAACATCGCCTTTATTAAGGATGTTGATGGCTATTGGATTGAGATTGTTGAAGCAGGGCTGATGGGTTAG
- a CDS encoding mechanosensitive ion channel family protein, which produces MPTSDTVTDTTVVAATDDALTYKAIADTANELLIGFVERIPYFVAAIIVMLIFWLLSKLFKKIVRKLLGNRSSHQNLVKVFQRVGGALIFFIGFMIAMVVAIPGFTPAKLIGALGIGSVAIGFAFKDIFQNLLSGILLLLSEPFRIGDQIVSGDYEGTVEDIKIRATVIRTYDGRQVVIPNSDLYTSALTVNTAYKQRRLQLAVGIGYADDIDEAKSEIMQALERSDTVSTNASPTIIAVNLGDSTIDLVVRWFIDDGTQANKVKSIDQVLVEVKRALDKASIDMPFPVRTLDLSDPSVKAIVKKLADQQQASTEQDETPSLITK; this is translated from the coding sequence ATGCCTACCTCCGATACTGTTACTGATACTACAGTTGTTGCCGCCACTGATGATGCGCTGACCTACAAAGCCATTGCTGATACTGCCAATGAGCTATTGATTGGTTTTGTCGAGCGTATTCCGTATTTTGTCGCCGCAATAATAGTGATGCTTATCTTTTGGTTGCTATCAAAATTATTTAAAAAGATAGTGCGCAAGTTATTAGGCAATCGTAGTAGCCATCAAAATTTAGTCAAAGTATTCCAGCGAGTAGGCGGTGCATTGATATTTTTTATTGGTTTTATGATCGCGATGGTCGTCGCTATACCAGGATTTACCCCAGCCAAACTCATCGGCGCGCTCGGCATAGGTTCGGTAGCCATTGGTTTTGCTTTTAAAGATATTTTCCAGAACTTATTATCGGGTATTTTACTGTTGCTCTCAGAGCCGTTTCGTATTGGTGATCAGATCGTCTCAGGTGATTACGAGGGAACCGTTGAAGATATTAAGATACGAGCAACAGTGATTAGAACTTATGACGGTCGCCAAGTCGTTATTCCCAACTCAGATCTATATACTTCAGCATTGACAGTTAATACAGCCTATAAGCAGCGCCGTCTGCAACTAGCAGTAGGTATTGGCTATGCTGATGATATTGATGAGGCCAAGTCGGAGATTATGCAGGCATTAGAGAGATCTGATACTGTATCAACGAATGCTTCACCGACAATCATCGCAGTCAATCTAGGCGACTCTACCATTGATCTAGTTGTGCGTTGGTTCATAGATGATGGCACTCAAGCCAATAAAGTAAAATCTATCGATCAAGTGCTCGTTGAAGTCAAAAGAGCGCTAGATAAAGCAAGCATCGATATGCCGTTCCCAGTACGTACGCTAGATTTGAGCGACCCTTCGGTCAAGGCTATCGTCAAGAAGCTGGCTGATCAACAACAGGCGAGCACCGAACAAGATGAGACGCCAAGTTTAATTACTAAGTAA
- the dxs gene encoding 1-deoxy-D-xylulose-5-phosphate synthase → MQQSSHSPQSRSTSTSAIDSAVHLSGLQQTYLTIPEACPNTPLLDAIASPADLKSLSTEQLICLVDELRLFLLYSIGQSGGHFGANLGVVELTIALHYLLDAPRDQIVWDVGHQAYGHKVLTGRREQLASIRAKAGLTAFPERAESIYDTFGVGHSSTSISAGLGMSLALRYQKREQTVACIIGDGAMSGGMAFEAMNDAVQQNADLLVILNDNDMSISCSIGGFSRHLATLWESGYQVDISESGEPVLRARPSMQGFDRRNRHGELRAVPKIEDNLFKAIGFTYFGPFDGHNLPELLRVLSLAKQIKGPVLIHIYTTKGKGFAPAESDPVGFHAISKLAASSEKTAMSNDQSSKPALKPTLKYSQVFGEFLCDKAAADDKMLAITPAMEEGSGMTDFARQYPERFFDVAIAEQHAVTLAAGMATQGVKPVVAIYSTFLQRGYDQLIHDVALQNLDVTFAIDRAGLVGEDGATHAGIFDFAFLRCVPNMLIAAPKDENECYQLLNTCYEYQGCTAIRYPRGSGIGAVIERPAQLYPIGKGVIESVLGLEQATTKLAVLAFGTLVDTALKAAEQLIQSDNNLQIQVINMRWVKPLDCELLEELITQGVTHIATVEEHVLMGGAGSAVNEYLLNSSTAFKTNRVAITNIAIADRFLEHGSPAEQWVDSGIDVAGVLKQLQALLK, encoded by the coding sequence ATGCAGCAGTCATCTCATTCCCCACAGTCTCGGTCTACATCGACGTCAGCTATTGATTCTGCTGTTCACCTATCTGGTTTACAACAGACTTATTTGACGATTCCAGAGGCGTGTCCTAATACGCCGTTATTAGACGCTATCGCTAGCCCAGCCGATCTCAAGTCGCTATCTACCGAACAGCTTATCTGTTTGGTGGATGAGCTGCGCCTATTTCTTTTATATTCAATCGGTCAAAGCGGTGGTCATTTCGGTGCTAATCTGGGAGTGGTTGAGCTGACTATTGCCTTACATTATCTGCTAGATGCGCCACGTGATCAGATCGTCTGGGATGTCGGTCATCAGGCATATGGTCATAAAGTGCTAACGGGTCGCCGCGAGCAGCTGGCAAGTATTCGCGCAAAAGCAGGCTTGACCGCTTTTCCTGAACGCGCGGAATCTATCTATGATACGTTTGGTGTGGGTCATTCCTCAACCTCAATATCGGCAGGTCTAGGCATGAGCTTGGCACTACGATATCAAAAGCGCGAGCAGACGGTCGCCTGTATCATAGGCGATGGGGCGATGAGCGGTGGCATGGCTTTTGAGGCCATGAATGATGCTGTTCAACAAAACGCTGATCTACTGGTTATCTTAAATGACAATGATATGTCTATCTCCTGTTCAATCGGTGGCTTTTCACGCCATTTAGCGACGCTTTGGGAGTCAGGATATCAAGTTGATATCTCAGAGTCAGGTGAGCCAGTACTACGTGCGCGCCCTAGTATGCAGGGTTTTGACCGTCGTAATCGCCATGGCGAGCTGCGCGCTGTGCCAAAGATTGAAGATAATTTATTCAAAGCCATTGGCTTTACCTATTTTGGCCCCTTTGATGGTCATAACTTGCCTGAGTTGTTGCGCGTATTAAGCCTCGCCAAACAAATAAAAGGCCCTGTGCTGATTCATATCTATACGACCAAGGGTAAAGGTTTTGCACCTGCTGAGAGTGATCCCGTTGGCTTCCATGCTATTAGCAAGCTCGCTGCTAGCTCCGAAAAGACAGCGATGAGTAACGATCAGTCCTCTAAGCCTGCCCTCAAGCCCACTCTTAAGTACTCGCAAGTATTTGGTGAGTTTTTATGTGATAAAGCCGCTGCTGATGATAAAATGCTGGCGATTACCCCCGCTATGGAAGAAGGCTCAGGAATGACGGACTTTGCGCGTCAGTATCCAGAGCGCTTCTTTGATGTGGCCATTGCAGAACAGCACGCGGTAACACTAGCGGCTGGTATGGCGACTCAAGGGGTAAAACCCGTTGTCGCTATTTATTCGACATTTTTGCAGCGCGGTTATGATCAGCTCATTCATGATGTTGCCCTACAGAATCTTGATGTCACCTTTGCTATAGATCGGGCAGGGTTAGTCGGTGAAGATGGCGCAACGCATGCAGGTATATTTGATTTTGCCTTTTTGCGCTGTGTGCCCAATATGCTGATAGCGGCACCCAAGGATGAGAACGAATGCTACCAGCTACTTAATACTTGTTATGAGTATCAAGGCTGCACGGCGATCCGCTATCCACGCGGTAGTGGCATAGGCGCAGTTATCGAACGCCCCGCTCAGCTATATCCAATAGGTAAGGGCGTTATAGAGTCAGTATTGGGGTTAGAGCAGGCGACGACTAAATTGGCTGTTTTAGCCTTTGGTACTCTTGTGGATACCGCTTTGAAGGCTGCTGAGCAGTTGATCCAGAGTGATAATAATTTGCAGATACAAGTTATCAATATGCGCTGGGTCAAGCCTTTAGATTGCGAGCTGCTAGAAGAGCTGATAACGCAAGGCGTCACCCACATTGCGACCGTCGAGGAGCATGTGTTGATGGGCGGTGCAGGTAGCGCGGTCAATGAATATCTGCTCAATAGCTCGACAGCTTTTAAGACCAATCGAGTGGCTATAACCAATATTGCTATAGCTGATCGGTTTTTGGAACACGGTTCGCCAGCTGAGCAATGGGTGGATAGTGGTATAGACGTGGCAGGCGTGCTCAAACAGTTACAAGCTTTATTAAAGTAG
- a CDS encoding carbonic anhydrase — protein sequence MPNANRPKTGAEALALLKQGNARYVDSLTSDPSMQRRPELVKDQDPLAIILGCSDARVPVEIVFDQGLGDLFVIRVAGNIVAPSQIGSIEFAAEKFDTKLVVVLGHSHCGAVTACVDALINPEKNYSPNLQSIVDRIRPSVYNLHELATANGQDADADELLDRSIRANVMMSVSQLKHGSRALEDLVNSNQLLIVGAEYDLETGLVRFLDS from the coding sequence ATGCCGAATGCCAACCGCCCAAAAACAGGAGCAGAGGCGCTTGCTTTGCTCAAACAAGGTAACGCACGTTACGTCGATAGTTTGACCAGCGATCCCTCGATGCAGCGCCGCCCAGAATTAGTCAAAGATCAAGATCCGTTAGCTATTATTTTGGGCTGTTCGGACGCAAGAGTACCTGTAGAGATTGTTTTTGATCAAGGTCTAGGTGATTTATTTGTGATTCGCGTAGCAGGTAACATAGTCGCGCCATCGCAAATTGGTTCTATCGAGTTTGCCGCTGAAAAGTTCGATACTAAGCTTGTGGTCGTCCTTGGTCATTCTCATTGTGGCGCTGTCACGGCTTGCGTAGACGCACTCATTAATCCTGAGAAAAACTACTCACCAAATCTACAGTCTATCGTTGATCGCATTCGTCCGAGTGTCTATAACTTGCATGAGCTAGCCACTGCTAATGGTCAAGACGCTGATGCTGATGAGCTCCTTGATCGCTCTATTCGCGCTAATGTAATGATGTCAGTCAGCCAGCTCAAACATGGCTCACGCGCTCTAGAGGATTTGGTCAATAGCAATCAGCTGCTCATCGTTGGTGCAGAGTATGACTTAGAAACGGGTTTAGTGCGTTTTTTAGACAGCTGA
- a CDS encoding cytochrome c, which translates to MSKLYSTKSLKSMVSITLMSAALGLTACSGSVDPDVKARQDIMKNYGDTMKVVGGMVKEPDTFDADVAKEQASFLAGASKDPWVHFENQEAVGNATEAVWSDKETFLAESEKFQKVTAELNTAAQTATSVDDIKAEFGAVGKSCKSCHTDFQVETDD; encoded by the coding sequence ATGTCAAAGCTTTATAGCACTAAATCGTTAAAATCTATGGTTAGCATCACTTTGATGAGTGCAGCACTTGGTCTCACAGCTTGTAGTGGCTCTGTTGACCCAGATGTCAAAGCCCGTCAAGATATTATGAAAAACTACGGCGATACCATGAAGGTTGTCGGCGGTATGGTTAAAGAGCCTGATACGTTCGACGCTGATGTGGCGAAAGAGCAAGCTTCATTTTTGGCAGGAGCCTCTAAAGATCCTTGGGTACATTTTGAAAATCAAGAAGCAGTAGGCAATGCTACTGAAGCGGTTTGGAGCGATAAAGAAACTTTCCTTGCCGAATCAGAGAAATTTCAAAAAGTAACAGCAGAACTAAATACTGCGGCTCAAACGGCAACTAGTGTGGATGACATCAAGGCTGAATTTGGCGCGGTCGGTAAAAGCTGTAAGTCGTGCCATACTGATTTCCAAGTAGAAACAGACGATTAA
- a CDS encoding inositol monophosphatase family protein yields MEPMVVIAARAAEKVGKEILYAHQNRHKVEFDIESKGLDGLVTRIDRFSEELTIETLKSSYPDHSFLGEEFGMKHGRGEDADWCWIIDPLDGTKNFVHGIPQFCVSIAVQHKGVTQHGVVYDPVRDEMFSASRGKGARLNNRRINVSERKTIDGGLFTTGHPLERTRNGESISYAKQHFDSLLKVTEEGGQIRRLGSAALDLCYVAAGRFDGYFEMSIKPWDIAAGELIVTEARGTVVDHKGAHDSMTTGSIFACNIKMLKPLMQVVVPIWGDAV; encoded by the coding sequence ATGGAACCCATGGTTGTCATCGCAGCGCGTGCTGCTGAAAAAGTTGGTAAAGAGATTTTATACGCGCATCAAAACCGCCATAAAGTTGAATTTGATATTGAGTCAAAGGGCCTTGATGGGTTAGTGACACGTATTGATCGCTTTAGTGAAGAGCTGACTATAGAGACACTAAAGAGCAGCTATCCTGACCATTCCTTCTTAGGGGAGGAGTTCGGGATGAAGCATGGTCGCGGTGAAGACGCTGACTGGTGCTGGATTATCGATCCGCTCGATGGTACCAAAAACTTTGTACATGGCATTCCGCAGTTCTGTGTGTCGATCGCAGTACAGCATAAAGGCGTCACTCAGCATGGGGTAGTCTATGATCCTGTACGTGATGAGATGTTCTCAGCCAGTCGTGGCAAAGGCGCACGCTTGAACAATCGCCGTATTAACGTTAGTGAGCGTAAAACTATTGACGGTGGACTATTCACTACAGGTCATCCGCTAGAGCGTACCCGTAATGGGGAGTCCATCTCTTACGCCAAGCAGCATTTTGATAGCCTATTAAAGGTCACTGAAGAGGGCGGGCAAATTCGTCGCTTAGGCTCAGCAGCATTGGATCTTTGCTATGTAGCAGCGGGTCGCTTTGATGGTTATTTTGAGATGTCAATTAAGCCTTGGGATATTGCCGCAGGCGAGCTTATTGTGACCGAAGCACGCGGCACTGTGGTCGATCACAAAGGCGCGCACGACTCTATGACCACAGGCTCTATCTTTGCTTGTAATATCAAAATGCTTAAGCCGTTGATGCAAGTGGTCGTGCCAATATGGGGCGATGCGGTTTAA
- a CDS encoding thiazole synthase — protein MSQVTSNEQDLLISDSFTVGSRTFSSRLLVGTGKYKDMSETGHAIAASGAQIVTVAIRRTNIGQNRDEPNLLDVISPDKYTILPNTAGCFDADSAVRTCKLARELLGGHNLVKLEVLGDETSLYPNVMETLKAAKILIDDGFEVMVYTSDDPIVAQELESMGCVAIMPLGSLIGSGLGLLNRHTLSLIIENAKVPVLVDAGVGTASDAAIAMELGCDGVLMNSAIANAQNPVLMAQAMKHGVWAGREAFLAGRMPMRRMASASSPQTGYFFQ, from the coding sequence ATGTCACAAGTTACTTCTAATGAGCAAGACTTATTGATATCTGACAGCTTTACAGTAGGTAGTCGCACGTTTTCATCAAGGCTATTGGTTGGGACGGGTAAGTATAAAGATATGAGTGAGACAGGTCACGCTATTGCGGCCTCTGGCGCTCAGATTGTCACGGTGGCTATTCGTCGAACTAATATAGGTCAAAACCGCGATGAACCTAATCTGTTAGATGTGATTTCCCCTGATAAATATACTATCTTGCCCAATACCGCTGGCTGCTTTGATGCCGATAGCGCGGTACGCACTTGTAAGCTCGCCCGTGAGCTATTGGGCGGACATAATCTAGTCAAGCTTGAGGTATTAGGTGATGAAACCAGTCTTTATCCTAATGTTATGGAAACCCTAAAAGCGGCCAAAATATTGATCGACGACGGCTTTGAGGTGATGGTCTATACCTCAGACGATCCTATAGTCGCCCAAGAGCTTGAGAGTATGGGCTGCGTAGCTATTATGCCGTTAGGTAGTTTGATAGGGTCAGGACTTGGCCTACTTAATCGCCATACCCTCAGCCTAATTATTGAAAACGCTAAAGTACCTGTGCTAGTCGATGCAGGCGTTGGCACGGCGTCTGATGCAGCAATTGCGATGGAGCTAGGCTGTGACGGGGTGCTTATGAATTCAGCGATTGCCAATGCGCAAAATCCAGTGCTAATGGCACAAGCCATGAAGCATGGTGTTTGGGCAGGACGCGAGGCGTTTTTGGCAGGGCGTATGCCAATGAGAAGGATGGCTAGCGCAAGCTCGCCACAGACTGGGTACTTTTTCCAATAA
- the hemF gene encoding oxygen-dependent coproporphyrinogen oxidase, which yields MSILNSDNLSNLSAPDLSVADATTPTNDDIMRVREFLVDLQARICQALEAQEKDGGGSATFVPDDWQRPEGGGGRSCILADGKVIEKAGVMFSHIHVHNLPASATARHPDIAGRQAQAMGVSLVVHPKNPNVPTSHANVRLFVAEAADKDPIWWFGGGFDLTPFYPVLADCVHWHQVCHDLCTPFGDSVYPDFKQWCDEYFHLRHRDEQRGIGGLFYDDVNLESRGWDFERCFEFMQAVGQGYLDGIIPIFEQRKNTAFTDEQREFQLYRRGRYVEYNLVYDRGTLFGLQSNGRIESILVSMPPLASWHYRFEPVAGTAEFELTDYYLKPRDWLTL from the coding sequence ATGAGTATTTTAAATAGTGATAATCTTTCCAATTTGTCAGCGCCAGACTTATCAGTAGCAGACGCTACAACGCCAACCAACGATGACATCATGCGGGTTCGTGAGTTTTTAGTCGATCTGCAAGCGCGTATCTGTCAGGCGTTAGAGGCCCAAGAGAAAGATGGTGGCGGCAGCGCAACTTTTGTCCCTGATGACTGGCAGCGTCCTGAGGGTGGTGGCGGTCGTTCATGTATCTTAGCTGATGGTAAAGTTATAGAAAAAGCGGGGGTCATGTTTAGCCATATTCATGTTCATAATCTACCTGCGTCAGCCACAGCTCGTCACCCTGATATCGCAGGTCGCCAGGCACAAGCTATGGGCGTGTCATTAGTGGTGCACCCCAAAAATCCCAATGTACCAACCAGCCATGCTAATGTGCGCCTGTTCGTTGCAGAAGCTGCTGACAAAGACCCTATTTGGTGGTTCGGTGGCGGGTTTGATTTGACGCCTTTTTATCCTGTATTAGCCGATTGTGTGCATTGGCATCAAGTCTGTCATGATCTGTGCACTCCTTTTGGTGATAGCGTCTATCCTGATTTTAAGCAATGGTGTGATGAATATTTTCATCTACGTCATCGTGATGAGCAGCGCGGTATCGGTGGACTGTTCTACGATGATGTCAATCTTGAGAGTCGTGGTTGGGACTTTGAGAGATGCTTTGAGTTTATGCAAGCAGTAGGTCAAGGTTATCTCGACGGTATCATACCTATCTTTGAGCAGCGCAAAAATACTGCCTTTACTGATGAACAGCGTGAATTTCAGCTGTATCGACGTGGCCGCTATGTCGAATATAACTTAGTCTATGATCGTGGTACTTTATTTGGCCTACAAAGTAATGGTCGCATTGAGTCCATCTTAGTCAGCATGCCGCCCCTTGCCAGTTGGCATTATCGCTTTGAGCCTGTAGCAGGTACAGCAGAATTTGAATTGACTGACTATTATCTAAAGCCGCGTGACTGGTTGACTTTATAG
- the potA gene encoding spermidine/putrescine ABC transporter ATP-binding protein PotA gives MTDSSSQIQTTDLDALLKITGLKKTYDQTEVLTDINLNIKHGEFLTLLGPSGCGKTTLLRLIAGFEQPSAGAIYLDGIQMAGLSADKRPVNTVFQQYALFPHMSVAQNVAYGLKLKKVPKTEIQTRVRDILAMVQMEHLANRRPQDLSGGQQQRVAIARAVINRPKLLLLDEPLSALDYKLRLQMQSELKRLQRELGITFVFVTHDQEEALSMSDRIAVMKDGRFQQIGTPIEIYENPANLFTASFIGETNLFKAEVKGVYPEQPDRNGQVTNGRIEVEVCEAQSQNQAQAGPTTLRNLRRPNFANDVKVGDIVNLLLRPEDLRIYEVDDSAHAGLLGRVIESNYKGSTLDSIIELDNGHIIKASEFFDEDDPSFDYKIHEPVKVTWVDGWEWVLPDDDSVDTDANTENSTETAQTKVFDISNATHKGIR, from the coding sequence ATGACTGACTCCTCCTCACAGATACAAACGACTGACCTTGATGCGCTACTAAAAATAACAGGGCTAAAAAAAACCTACGATCAGACCGAAGTACTAACTGATATTAATTTAAATATTAAGCACGGCGAGTTTTTAACGCTTTTAGGGCCATCAGGCTGTGGCAAGACCACTTTACTACGCCTGATAGCAGGTTTTGAGCAGCCAAGTGCAGGTGCGATATACCTAGATGGTATACAGATGGCAGGATTATCAGCTGATAAGCGTCCCGTTAATACTGTGTTTCAGCAGTATGCGCTATTCCCGCACATGAGCGTCGCGCAAAACGTGGCTTATGGGCTTAAGCTGAAAAAAGTACCTAAAACTGAAATTCAGACGCGAGTGCGCGATATCTTAGCGATGGTACAGATGGAGCATCTAGCCAATCGTCGTCCACAAGACTTATCTGGTGGTCAGCAGCAGCGTGTGGCTATTGCCCGAGCCGTCATTAATCGTCCAAAACTACTGCTATTAGATGAGCCACTATCAGCACTTGATTATAAATTGCGCTTGCAGATGCAATCAGAGCTTAAGCGTCTGCAGCGTGAGCTTGGCATTACTTTTGTATTCGTCACTCACGATCAAGAAGAGGCGCTATCAATGTCAGATCGTATCGCGGTGATGAAAGATGGCAGATTCCAGCAGATTGGCACGCCTATTGAGATTTATGAAAATCCAGCCAATCTGTTTACCGCCAGCTTCATTGGTGAAACTAACTTATTCAAAGCTGAGGTAAAGGGCGTCTATCCCGAGCAGCCAGACCGTAATGGGCAAGTCACTAATGGTCGTATCGAAGTCGAAGTTTGCGAAGCACAATCACAGAATCAGGCACAAGCTGGCCCAACAACGTTGCGTAATCTGCGCCGTCCTAACTTTGCCAATGACGTAAAAGTCGGCGACATTGTCAATCTGTTATTACGCCCAGAAGATTTGCGTATCTATGAAGTCGATGATAGCGCTCATGCTGGACTGCTTGGCCGAGTCATTGAGAGTAACTATAAAGGCAGCACTCTAGACTCCATTATTGAGCTGGATAATGGTCATATCATTAAAGCTTCAGAATTCTTTGATGAGGATGATCCTAGCTTTGACTATAAAATACATGAGCCTGTTAAAGTCACTTGGGTCGACGGCTGGGAATGGGTATTGCCTGATGATGACTCTGTGGATACTGATGCTAATACTGAGAATAGTACTGAGACTGCGCAAACTAAAGTCTTTGACATATCTAATGCTACCCATAAAGGTATCCGTTGA
- a CDS encoding wax ester/triacylglycerol synthase family O-acyltransferase, producing the protein MRLMSAVDQLFLILESRKQPMHVGGLFLFELPETERDIDSDFVYKLVQQMQTSKAPPSFPFNQVLENLLFWKEDEQFDVEHHFRHVALPNPGRVRELLMYISKEHSRLLDRAMPLWECHVIEGILPETEGGPERFAFYFKIHHSLVDGIAAMRIVEKALSQSPTEPVTLPIWSVITRKTSKAEKAQPTARAALRIIKEQLSTIKPVFTELVDNFKHSGDEDYVGTFDAPMSILNRRISASRRIAAQSYDIKRFYDIADTFSMNQNDVVLAVCSGALRRYLLDMNALPTKPLVGFVPMSLRCDESASGNQISFLMANLATHLEDPVKRMQLIHDSMNSGKRRFRRMNKAQVINYSAVAYAWEGLNVFTGLFPKKQAFNLIISNVPGSKKQLYWNGAPLKALYPASILVDGQALNITLASYQDKIEFCITACSKILPHVQDMLGLIEQELSLLESISEKKRLGLRES; encoded by the coding sequence ATGCGACTAATGAGCGCCGTTGATCAATTATTTTTAATTTTAGAATCGCGTAAACAACCTATGCATGTCGGTGGTTTATTTTTGTTTGAATTGCCTGAAACTGAGCGCGATATAGATAGCGATTTTGTTTATAAATTAGTGCAGCAAATGCAGACTTCAAAAGCACCTCCCAGCTTTCCTTTTAATCAGGTGCTTGAGAACCTATTATTTTGGAAAGAAGACGAGCAGTTTGATGTTGAGCATCACTTTCGTCATGTCGCATTGCCCAATCCTGGACGCGTCCGCGAGCTGCTGATGTATATCTCCAAAGAGCACAGTCGCTTGCTTGATCGAGCTATGCCGCTGTGGGAGTGTCACGTTATTGAGGGTATTTTACCTGAAACTGAGGGCGGTCCTGAGCGCTTTGCTTTTTACTTTAAGATTCATCACTCGCTAGTCGATGGCATCGCCGCTATGCGTATCGTTGAAAAGGCCCTATCACAATCGCCTACTGAACCCGTGACGCTGCCGATATGGTCAGTGATCACTCGAAAAACCAGTAAAGCTGAAAAGGCTCAACCCACAGCCCGTGCAGCATTGCGAATTATAAAGGAGCAGCTATCCACTATTAAACCTGTTTTTACAGAGTTAGTAGATAATTTTAAGCACAGTGGCGACGAGGATTACGTTGGCACTTTTGATGCACCTATGAGTATTTTGAATCGTCGTATTTCAGCGTCTCGGCGTATTGCGGCGCAATCTTATGATATAAAGCGCTTTTATGATATTGCCGACACCTTTAGCATGAATCAAAATGATGTAGTGCTGGCAGTCTGTTCAGGAGCGTTACGTCGTTATTTATTAGATATGAATGCGTTACCAACTAAGCCACTGGTGGGTTTCGTACCGATGTCACTACGCTGTGATGAAAGCGCTTCTGGCAATCAAATCTCGTTTTTGATGGCGAACTTAGCGACGCATTTAGAAGATCCTGTTAAGCGTATGCAGCTGATTCATGACAGTATGAACAGCGGTAAGCGCCGCTTTCGACGGATGAATAAAGCGCAAGTGATCAATTACAGTGCAGTTGCCTACGCTTGGGAAGGATTGAATGTCTTTACAGGTTTGTTCCCAAAAAAGCAGGCCTTTAATCTCATTATCTCTAATGTCCCTGGCTCCAAAAAGCAGCTGTATTGGAATGGTGCACCGCTCAAGGCCTTATACCCAGCGTCAATCTTAGTCGATGGACAAGCGCTCAATATCACCCTTGCCAGCTATCAAGATAAAATTGAGTTCTGTATTACCGCTTGTAGTAAGATCTTGCCCCATGTGCAGGATATGCTAGGATTGATCGAGCAAGAGCTAAGCTTACTTGAGAGTATTAGTGAAAAAAAACGCTTAGGGCTGCGTGAAAGTTAA